The following are encoded together in the Triticum dicoccoides isolate Atlit2015 ecotype Zavitan chromosome 6B, WEW_v2.0, whole genome shotgun sequence genome:
- the LOC119323865 gene encoding PLAT domain-containing protein 3-like codes for MARLAALLLAFAVAVSATALAHGRDLPTQIKLTKGGAVVGGDSQECVYTVYVRTGSIWKAGTDANITLELYTAGNADGVAISDLPSWGGLMWQGHSYFERGNLDIFSGRGPCMASAPCRMRVSSDGTGAHHGWYCNYVEVTVTGPHRGCAQQLFTVEQWLATDAAPYKLEAVVDRCPADGAADA; via the exons ATGGCTCGGCTCGCcgccctcctcctcgccttcgccgtcgccgtctccgCCACCGCGCTGGCCCATGGCCGCGACCTCCCGACTCAGATCAAG CTGACCAAGGGCGGCGCCGTGGTGGGCGGCGACAGCCAGGAGTGCGTGTACACGGTGTATGTGCGGACGGGGTCGATCTGGAAGGCCGGGACGGACGCCAACATCACGCTGGAGCTCTACACCGCGGGCAACGCCGACGGCGTGGCTATCTCGGACCTGCCGTCGTGGGGCGGGCTCATGTGGCAGGGCCACTCCTACTTCGAGCGCGGCAACCTCGACATCTTCAGCGGGCGCGGGCCGTGCATGGCCAGCGCGCCCTGCCGCATGAGGGTGTCCTCCGACGGCACCGGCGCGCACCACGGCTGGTACTGCAACTACGTGGAGGTCACCGTCACCGGCCCGCACCGCGGCTGCGCCCAGCAGCTCTTCACCGTCGAGCAGTGGCTCGCCACCGACGCCGCGCCCTACAAGCTGGAGGCCGTCGTCGACCGCTGCCCAGCCGATGGCGCCGCCGATGCGTAA